The Capra hircus breed San Clemente chromosome 25, ASM170441v1, whole genome shotgun sequence genome has a window encoding:
- the POP7 gene encoding ribonuclease P protein subunit p20 yields MAENREPRGTVEAELDPVEYTLRKRLPHRLPRRPNDIYVNMKTDFKAQLARCQKLLDGGARGQNACSEIYIHGLGLAINRAINIALQLQAGSFGSLQVAANTSTVELVDELEPETDSREPLTRIRNNSAIHIRVFRVTPK; encoded by the coding sequence ATGGCCGAAAACCGAGAGCCCCGCGGGACTGTCGAGGCTGAGCTGGACCCGGTAGAGTACACCCTGCGGAAGCGGCTTCCCCACCGCCTGCCCCGGAGGCCCAATGACATCTATGTCAACATGAAGACTGACTTTAAGGCGCAGCTGGCCCGCTGCCAGAAGCTGTTGGACGGAGGGGCGCGGGGTCAGAACGCATGCAGTGAGATCTACATCCACGGCTTGGGCCTGGCCATCAACCGGGCCATCAACATTGCCCTACAACTGCAGGCGGGCAGCTTCGGGTCCTTGCAAGTGGCTGCCAATACCTCCACCGTGGAGCTTGTCGATGAGCTGGAACCGGAGACTGATTCCCGAGAGCCGCTGACCCGGATCCGCAACAACTCTGCCATCCACATCCGTGTCTTCAGGGTCACGCCCAAGTAA
- the EPO gene encoding erythropoietin → MGARDCTPLLLLLLSFLLFPLGLPVLGAPQRLICDSRVLERYILEAREAENATMGCAEGCSFNENITVPDTKVNFYAWKRMEVQQQALEVWQGLALLSEAILRGQALLANASQPCEALRLHVDKAVSGLRSLTSLLRALGAQKEAIPLPDATPSAAPLRIFTVDALSKLFRIYSNFLRGKLTLYTGEACRRGDR, encoded by the exons ATGGGGGCGCGCG ACTGtactccgctgctgctgctgctgctgtctttTCTGCTGTTTCCTCTGGGCCTTCCAGTCCTGGGCGCCCCCCAACGCCTCATCTGTGACAGCCGAGTCCTGGAGAGGTACATCCTGGAGGCCAGGGAGGCCGAAAATGCCACG ATGGGCTGTGCAGAAGGCTGCAGCTTCAATGAGAATATCACTGTCCCAGACACCAAGGTTAACTTCTATGCCTGGAAGAGGATGGAG GTCCAGCAGCAGGCTCTGGAAGTCTGGCAGGGCCTGGCCCTGCTCTCAGAAGCTATCTTGCGGGGCCAGGCCCTATTGGCCAACGCATCCCAGCCATGCGAGGCCCTGAGGCTGCACGTGGACAAAGCTGTCAGCGGCCTCCGAAGTCTCACCTCCCTGCTTCGGGCGCTGGGAGCCCAG AAAGAAGCCATCCCCCTTCCAGATGCAACCCCCTCCGCAGCCCCACTCCGAATATTCACTGTTGATGCTTTGTCCAAGCTCTTCCGAATCTACTCCAATTTCCTGAGGGGAAAGCTGACGCTGTACACAGGGGAGGCCTGCAGGAGAGGGGACAGGTGA